The following proteins come from a genomic window of Streptomyces liliiviolaceus:
- a CDS encoding carbohydrate kinase family protein produces MTASNGKGPYRQAQFDPLAELRRSDDPPWDVYLTGTVFLDIIFTGLDSAPVRGTESWARGMGSSPGGVANMATALARLGLKTSLAAAFGDDHYGEYCWDALEQGEHIDLSASRTAPGWHSPVTVSMAYEGERTMVSHGHEPPPEEPAPDCSPRARAAVASLTPGTSAHWIAGAAERGTRIFADVGWDDTGRWDLAGLPDLRHCEAFLPNAEEAMRYTGASCPRAAAHALTEHVPLAVVTLGAEGAYAVDRRTGETAEVPAIEVEAMDPTGAGDVFVAGFVTGTLAGWPLADRLAFAGLTAALSVQEFGGSLSAPGWSEIAAWWRRVQSYDHQDPAALGRYAFLEPLLPGSARAWPLRRAVPTIGFRRSA; encoded by the coding sequence GTGACCGCGTCCAACGGGAAGGGACCGTACCGACAGGCCCAGTTCGACCCACTCGCCGAACTGCGCCGCTCCGACGACCCGCCCTGGGACGTCTACCTCACCGGCACCGTCTTCCTCGACATCATCTTCACCGGACTCGACTCCGCCCCCGTCCGCGGGACCGAGTCCTGGGCCCGCGGCATGGGCTCCAGCCCCGGCGGCGTCGCGAACATGGCCACCGCGCTGGCCAGGCTCGGCCTGAAGACCTCGCTCGCCGCGGCCTTCGGGGACGACCACTACGGGGAGTACTGCTGGGACGCCCTGGAGCAGGGCGAACACATCGACCTCTCCGCGTCCCGCACCGCGCCCGGCTGGCACTCCCCGGTGACCGTCTCGATGGCGTACGAGGGCGAACGGACCATGGTCAGCCACGGCCACGAGCCGCCCCCGGAGGAGCCCGCGCCCGACTGCTCGCCCCGCGCGCGGGCGGCCGTCGCCTCGCTGACGCCGGGCACGAGCGCGCACTGGATCGCCGGGGCGGCGGAGCGCGGTACCCGGATCTTCGCCGACGTGGGCTGGGACGACACGGGCCGCTGGGACCTCGCCGGGCTCCCCGACCTGCGGCACTGCGAGGCGTTCCTGCCGAACGCCGAGGAGGCCATGCGGTACACCGGCGCCTCGTGTCCGCGCGCCGCCGCGCACGCGCTCACCGAGCACGTACCGCTCGCCGTCGTCACGCTGGGTGCCGAGGGCGCGTACGCCGTGGACCGCCGGACCGGTGAGACCGCGGAGGTTCCGGCCATCGAGGTCGAGGCGATGGACCCGACCGGCGCCGGGGACGTCTTCGTCGCGGGGTTCGTGACGGGCACGCTGGCCGGCTGGCCGCTCGCCGACCGCCTCGCCTTCGCGGGCCTCACCGCGGCGCTGTCGGTCCAGGAGTTCGGGGGCTCGCTGTCCGCGCCCGGCTGGTCGGAGATCGCCGCCTGGTGGCGCCGCGTGCAGTCCTACGACCACCAGGATCCCGCGGCGCTCGGCCGGTACGCCTTCCTGGAACCGCTGCTTCCGGGGAGCGCCCGGGCCTGGCCCCTGAGACGGGCCGTACCGACGATCGGCTTCCGCAGATCCGCGTGA
- a CDS encoding PhoH family protein, with product MTQTPTAHTPAQGQSRAQFTVPAAHPMVTVLGSGDVLLRVIEKAFPAADIHVRGNEISAIGDAREVALVQRLFDEMMLVLRTGQPMTEDAVERSIAMLRATENGEGDGPETPAEVLTQNILSSRGRTIRPKTLNQKRYVDAIDKHTIVFGIGPAGTGKTYLAMAKAVQALQAKQVSRIILTRPAVEAGERLGFLPGTLYDKIDPYLRPLYDALHDMLDPDSIPRLMAAGTIEVAPLAYMRGRTLNDAFIILDEAQNTSAEQMKMFLTRLGFDSKIVVTGDVTQVDLPSGTKSGLRQVQDILEGLDDVHFSRLTTQDVVRHKLVGRIVDAYEKYDSQNGTENGTHKGARTKRK from the coding sequence ATGACTCAGACACCCACAGCTCACACCCCCGCGCAGGGGCAGTCACGAGCCCAGTTCACCGTCCCCGCGGCGCACCCCATGGTGACCGTGCTGGGATCCGGGGACGTCCTCCTGCGCGTGATCGAGAAGGCTTTCCCGGCGGCCGACATCCACGTCCGGGGCAATGAGATCAGCGCCATCGGCGACGCCCGTGAAGTGGCCCTCGTCCAGCGACTGTTCGACGAGATGATGCTGGTGCTCCGCACCGGACAGCCGATGACGGAGGACGCGGTGGAACGCTCGATCGCCATGCTGCGGGCGACTGAGAACGGGGAGGGAGACGGCCCGGAGACCCCGGCCGAGGTCCTCACCCAGAACATCCTGTCCTCGCGCGGACGCACCATCCGCCCCAAGACGCTCAACCAGAAGCGCTACGTCGACGCCATAGACAAGCACACCATCGTCTTCGGCATCGGCCCGGCGGGCACCGGCAAGACCTACCTCGCCATGGCGAAGGCCGTGCAGGCCCTCCAGGCCAAGCAGGTCAGCCGCATCATCCTGACCCGCCCGGCGGTCGAGGCGGGGGAGCGGCTCGGCTTCCTGCCCGGCACGCTCTACGACAAGATCGACCCCTACCTGCGCCCGCTCTACGACGCGCTGCACGACATGCTCGACCCGGACTCGATCCCCCGCCTGATGGCAGCGGGCACGATCGAGGTGGCGCCGCTGGCGTACATGCGTGGCAGGACGCTCAATGACGCCTTCATCATTCTGGACGAGGCGCAGAACACCAGCGCCGAGCAGATGAAGATGTTCCTCACGCGGCTCGGTTTCGATTCGAAGATCGTGGTCACCGGTGATGTGACGCAGGTCGACCTGCCGAGCGGCACCAAGTCCGGTCTGCGTCAGGTCCAGGACATCCTGGAGGGCCTCGACGACGTCCACTTCTCGCGGCTCACGACCCAGGACGTCGTCCGGCACAAGCTGGTCGGCCGTATCGTCGACGCGTACGAGAAGTACGACAGCCAGAACGGCACGGAGAACGGCACCCACAAGGGCGCCCGTACCAAACGGAAGTAG
- the ybeY gene encoding rRNA maturation RNase YbeY: MSIDVNNESGTEVDEQAILDIARYALARMRIHPLSELSVIVVDTDAMEQLHIQWMDLPGPTDVMSFPMDELRPPAKDDEEPPQGLLGDIVLCPEVAEQQGKDAETQHSMDEELQLLTVHGVLHLLGYDHEEPDEKAEMFGLQAAIVDGWRAEKGLEGPSPAPTVS, translated from the coding sequence ATGTCGATCGACGTCAACAACGAGTCCGGGACCGAGGTCGACGAGCAGGCGATCCTCGACATCGCCCGTTACGCCCTCGCGCGGATGCGCATCCACCCGCTCTCCGAGCTCTCGGTGATCGTCGTGGACACCGACGCGATGGAGCAGCTGCACATCCAGTGGATGGACCTGCCGGGCCCCACGGATGTCATGTCGTTCCCGATGGACGAGCTGCGGCCGCCCGCGAAGGACGACGAGGAGCCGCCGCAGGGGCTGCTCGGTGACATCGTGCTGTGCCCGGAGGTCGCCGAGCAGCAGGGCAAGGACGCCGAGACGCAGCACTCCATGGACGAGGAGCTCCAGCTCCTCACCGTCCACGGAGTGCTGCACCTGCTCGGGTACGACCACGAGGAGCCCGACGAGAAGGCCGAGATGTTCGGTCTGCAGGCCGCCATCGTGGACGGCTGGCGTGCGGAGAAGGGCCTCGAAGGTCCCTCCCCGGCCCCGACCGTCTCATGA
- a CDS encoding hemolysin family protein, whose product MSPQLVLGAIALVVVAWLAACAEAGLARVSSFRAEEAVRSGRRGSAKLAQVAADPTRYLNVALLVRVACEMASAALVTYACLKEFAETWQALAVAIGVMVLVSYVAVGVSPRTIGRQHPLNTATAAAYVLLPLARIMGPVPPLLILIGNALTPGKGFRRGPFASEAELRAMVDLAEKESLIEDEERRMVHSVFELGDTLVREVMVPRTDLVVIERYKTIRQALTLALRSGFSRVPVTGESEDDIVGIVYLKDLARKTHISRDAESELVSTAMRPAAFVPDTKNAGDLLREMQQDRNHVAVVIDEYGGTAGIVTIEDILEEIVGEITDEYDRELPPVQDLGDDRYRVTARLDIGDLGELYGFEAYDDEDVETVGGLLAKALGRVPIAGASSVVELPDGRELLLTAEASAGRRNKIVTVLVEPVVPAGADADDPEEKPE is encoded by the coding sequence ATGAGCCCGCAACTGGTCCTGGGCGCCATCGCCCTGGTCGTGGTCGCCTGGCTCGCCGCCTGCGCGGAGGCCGGCCTCGCACGCGTCTCCAGCTTCCGCGCCGAGGAGGCGGTACGGTCGGGCCGCCGAGGCAGCGCCAAGCTCGCCCAGGTCGCCGCCGACCCGACCCGCTATCTGAACGTGGCCCTGCTGGTGCGCGTCGCCTGCGAGATGGCGTCCGCCGCCCTCGTCACGTACGCCTGCCTGAAGGAGTTCGCCGAGACCTGGCAGGCGCTGGCCGTCGCCATCGGCGTGATGGTCCTCGTCTCGTACGTCGCCGTCGGGGTCTCGCCGCGCACCATCGGCCGCCAGCACCCGCTGAACACGGCCACGGCGGCGGCGTACGTGCTGCTGCCGCTGGCCCGGATCATGGGACCGGTCCCGCCGCTGCTCATCCTCATCGGCAACGCGCTCACGCCCGGCAAGGGCTTCCGGCGCGGGCCCTTCGCCTCCGAGGCCGAGCTGCGCGCGATGGTCGACCTGGCGGAGAAGGAGTCGCTCATCGAGGACGAGGAGCGCCGCATGGTGCACTCCGTCTTCGAGCTGGGCGACACGCTGGTCCGGGAGGTCATGGTCCCGCGCACCGACCTGGTGGTCATCGAGCGGTACAAGACCATCCGGCAGGCGCTGACCCTCGCCCTGCGCTCCGGTTTCTCGCGCGTGCCCGTCACCGGGGAGAGCGAGGACGACATCGTCGGGATCGTGTACTTGAAGGACCTGGCCCGCAAGACGCACATCAGCCGGGACGCGGAGAGCGAGCTGGTGTCCACGGCGATGCGGCCCGCCGCGTTCGTCCCGGACACGAAGAACGCCGGTGACCTGCTGCGCGAGATGCAGCAGGACCGCAACCACGTCGCCGTCGTCATCGACGAGTACGGCGGCACGGCCGGCATCGTCACCATCGAGGACATCCTTGAGGAGATCGTCGGCGAGATCACCGACGAGTACGACCGTGAGCTGCCGCCCGTGCAGGACCTCGGCGACGACCGCTACCGGGTGACCGCCCGGCTCGACATCGGCGACCTCGGCGAGCTGTACGGCTTCGAGGCGTACGACGACGAGGACGTGGAGACGGTCGGCGGGCTCCTCGCGAAGGCGCTCGGCCGCGTGCCCATCGCCGGGGCGTCCTCGGTCGTCGAACTGCCCGACGGCCGCGAGCTGCTGCTGACCGCCGAGGCCTCGGCGGGGCGCCGGAACAAGATCGTCACGGTGCTGGTCGAACCGGTCGTGCCGGCCGGCGCCGATGCCGACGACCCCGAGGAGAAGCCGGAGTGA
- a CDS encoding MmcQ/YjbR family DNA-binding protein encodes MTPQELRALCLSFNAAVEEFPFNPETSVFKVLGKMFALSSLEGSPLTVNLKCDPEDAVRLRGEHEGLIIPGWHMNKRHWNTVTVDGSLPERLVRELVEDSYDLVVAGLPRAERLRLDRP; translated from the coding sequence ATGACCCCGCAGGAGCTGCGCGCGCTCTGTCTCTCCTTCAACGCGGCCGTGGAGGAGTTTCCCTTCAATCCGGAGACCTCGGTCTTCAAGGTGCTGGGGAAGATGTTCGCGCTCAGCTCTCTGGAGGGCAGTCCGCTCACCGTCAACCTGAAGTGCGACCCCGAGGACGCGGTGCGGCTGCGCGGCGAGCACGAGGGGCTGATCATTCCGGGCTGGCACATGAACAAGCGCCACTGGAACACGGTGACCGTGGACGGCTCGCTGCCCGAGCGGCTGGTCCGGGAGCTGGTCGAGGACTCGTACGACCTGGTGGTGGCGGGGTTGCCGCGGGCGGAGCGGTTGCGCCTCGACCGGCCCTGA
- a CDS encoding cytidine deaminase: MTDSTALEPEDRKIVTLARAARARNGVPEGAAVRDDNGRTYVAGTVALPSLRLSALRTAVAMAVASGATSLEAAAVVVGEGESASLTDDDLAAVRDLGGAATPVFVAGADGVVRAVLTAG; the protein is encoded by the coding sequence ATGACCGACAGCACCGCGCTCGAACCCGAGGACCGCAAGATCGTCACCCTGGCCCGTGCGGCCCGGGCCCGCAACGGGGTGCCCGAGGGTGCGGCCGTGCGGGACGACAACGGCCGTACGTACGTGGCGGGCACCGTCGCACTGCCCTCGCTGCGGCTGAGCGCGCTGCGGACGGCGGTGGCGATGGCTGTCGCCTCCGGGGCGACGTCCCTGGAAGCGGCGGCGGTTGTGGTGGGCGAGGGGGAGTCCGCGTCCCTGACGGACGACGACCTCGCCGCGGTGCGGGATCTCGGCGGTGCGGCTACGCCGGTGTTCGTCGCGGGGGCGGACGGGGTGGTGCGGGCGGTGCTGACCGCGGGGTGA
- a CDS encoding ester cyclase — translation MSAVPAMSDTELRAFFQRYIDALNAHEFHRMTEFVHDDVLMNGRPVTRDDVIAAQTEHTDAVPDFTWRVEDLAIDGDQVAARLFNRGTPAKEWFGVHPTGATVEYAEFAFHKVRDGKFYEMNYLMDAQAVRQQLTP, via the coding sequence ATGTCAGCTGTGCCAGCCATGTCCGACACCGAACTGCGCGCCTTCTTCCAGCGCTACATCGACGCACTCAACGCTCACGAGTTCCACCGCATGACCGAGTTCGTCCATGACGACGTCCTCATGAACGGCCGGCCGGTCACGCGGGACGATGTCATCGCGGCCCAGACGGAACACACCGACGCGGTACCGGACTTCACCTGGCGGGTCGAGGATCTCGCCATCGACGGGGACCAGGTGGCGGCGCGTCTGTTCAATCGGGGCACGCCCGCGAAGGAATGGTTCGGCGTGCACCCCACCGGCGCCACGGTCGAGTACGCGGAGTTCGCCTTCCACAAGGTGCGTGACGGCAAGTTCTACGAGATGAACTACCTGATGGACGCCCAGGCGGTCCGACAACAACTGACCCCCTGA
- a CDS encoding SDR family NAD(P)-dependent oxidoreductase — protein MGKLEGKTAVVTGGSTGIGLATARRLATEGAHVFITGRREPELEKAVATIGNATAVPGDVSVAADVDRLYERVREHGQGLDVLFANAGINHIAPLDELTEASHDAVFDINVKGTFLTVQKALPLLNDGASVILTSSTAAEGGGAGMSAYGASKAAVRAYARAWADELGSRGVRVNAISPGPVDTAMWDAAFGDRAKEMLETVAAGLPPKRFADPDEIAAAVTFLASSDSSFVYGANLYVDGGMNQI, from the coding sequence ATGGGAAAGCTCGAAGGCAAGACCGCAGTCGTCACCGGCGGCAGCACCGGAATCGGCCTGGCAACGGCGAGAAGGCTCGCCACGGAAGGCGCGCACGTATTCATCACCGGCCGCCGCGAACCCGAGCTGGAGAAGGCCGTCGCCACCATCGGCAACGCCACCGCGGTCCCCGGTGACGTCAGCGTCGCGGCCGACGTGGACCGCCTGTACGAGCGTGTACGGGAGCACGGACAGGGCCTGGACGTGCTGTTCGCCAACGCCGGCATCAACCACATCGCACCCCTGGACGAACTCACCGAGGCCAGCCATGACGCGGTCTTCGACATCAACGTCAAGGGCACCTTCCTCACGGTGCAGAAGGCCCTGCCGCTGCTCAACGACGGCGCCTCGGTGATCCTCACCTCCTCCACCGCCGCCGAAGGAGGCGGCGCGGGCATGAGCGCCTACGGCGCGTCGAAGGCGGCCGTGCGGGCGTACGCCCGCGCCTGGGCCGACGAGCTCGGCAGCCGGGGTGTCCGGGTCAACGCGATCTCGCCGGGCCCGGTCGACACCGCGATGTGGGACGCGGCTTTCGGCGACCGCGCCAAGGAGATGCTGGAGACCGTCGCGGCCGGACTGCCCCCGAAGCGGTTCGCGGACCCGGACGAGATCGCCGCCGCGGTGACCTTCCTCGCCTCGTCGGACAGCAGCTTCGTCTACGGCGCGAATCTCTACGTGGACGGCGGCATGAACCAGATCTGA
- a CDS encoding WxL domain-containing protein, with translation MGSGTRRRRRWAAFLGTAALAVTAGGAFACPANADPQQVDFATHCVPPPIAGIPPIDGTTTAKITVDNAAPKVGDTVTVTYTVVKPAASNPVDIALPADIMTPTGKVALGGAQSGDLTVAGPKKNDPVPGKGAFPSFSMTGTFTVTATGSITLSPGDYNIHTSYLLELDTPCTVITPPAPVSETITATGGGQTNNRAISLGTASGKPGDSVTVTGSNFAPGAAVTLAGRAGAAETADKATVTANAQGSFSGSLAVSDKATTGVVAYEGSAWSDDKGAGPAAYVVIDDTPLPANSQKVNSSVKAGTLSMTQAGDTVELAAVDYGKGGFSRGSLQTVTVKDFRGGPAGWSLTGKVTDFTGPGGAKIDAAKLGWTPVCLTKTGSPSTCQAGSPGAVGSAGATLASAPDGTLTGGEFTVDARLSLNVPAFTPPGAYSGVLTLTLT, from the coding sequence ATGGGTTCAGGAACCCGAAGACGCCGCCGCTGGGCGGCATTTCTCGGAACGGCCGCACTCGCGGTCACCGCGGGAGGCGCGTTCGCCTGTCCCGCGAACGCGGATCCGCAGCAGGTCGACTTCGCCACGCACTGCGTGCCACCGCCCATCGCGGGCATCCCCCCGATCGACGGCACCACCACCGCCAAGATCACCGTCGACAATGCGGCGCCCAAGGTGGGCGACACGGTCACCGTCACGTACACGGTGGTCAAGCCCGCCGCGAGCAACCCCGTCGACATCGCCCTGCCCGCCGACATCATGACGCCCACCGGCAAGGTGGCCCTGGGTGGCGCGCAGAGCGGTGACCTCACGGTCGCGGGCCCCAAGAAGAACGACCCCGTCCCGGGCAAGGGCGCCTTCCCGTCCTTCTCGATGACCGGCACCTTCACGGTCACCGCCACCGGGTCGATCACCCTGTCGCCCGGCGACTACAACATCCACACCAGCTACCTCCTGGAGCTGGACACCCCGTGCACGGTCATCACCCCGCCCGCCCCCGTCTCCGAGACGATCACCGCGACCGGCGGCGGCCAGACCAACAACCGTGCCATCAGCCTCGGTACGGCCTCCGGGAAGCCCGGTGACAGCGTGACCGTCACGGGGTCGAACTTCGCGCCCGGCGCGGCGGTCACCCTCGCCGGACGGGCCGGCGCCGCCGAGACGGCCGACAAGGCGACCGTCACCGCGAACGCGCAGGGCTCCTTCAGCGGCAGCCTGGCCGTCAGCGACAAGGCGACCACCGGAGTGGTGGCGTACGAGGGAAGTGCCTGGAGCGACGACAAGGGCGCGGGTCCCGCCGCCTACGTCGTCATCGACGACACGCCCCTGCCCGCCAACAGCCAGAAGGTCAACTCCTCGGTCAAGGCGGGGACGTTGTCCATGACCCAGGCCGGGGACACCGTCGAACTCGCGGCCGTCGACTACGGCAAGGGCGGCTTCTCCCGCGGCTCCCTGCAGACGGTGACCGTCAAGGACTTCCGCGGCGGACCCGCGGGCTGGTCCCTGACCGGCAAGGTCACCGACTTCACCGGCCCCGGCGGGGCGAAGATCGACGCGGCCAAGCTGGGCTGGACCCCGGTCTGCCTCACCAAGACCGGCAGCCCGAGCACCTGCCAGGCCGGTTCGCCCGGCGCGGTCGGCAGTGCCGGAGCGACCCTCGCGTCCGCCCCCGACGGCACGCTCACCGGCGGCGAGTTCACCGTCGACGCCCGGCTCTCGCTGAACGTCCCGGCGTTCACCCCGCCCGGCGCGTACTCCGGAGTGCTGACGCTCACGCTCACCTGA
- a CDS encoding P-II family nitrogen regulator, whose translation MKLITAIIKPHRLDEVKTALQEIGVHGLTVTEASGYGRQRGHTEVYRGAEYRVDLVPKVRIEVVVGDADAEPVIEAIVKAAQTGKIGDGKVWAVPVETVVRVRTGERGPDAL comes from the coding sequence ATGAAGCTCATCACCGCGATCATCAAGCCGCACCGCCTCGACGAGGTGAAGACCGCGCTGCAGGAGATCGGCGTGCACGGCCTGACCGTCACGGAGGCCAGCGGGTACGGGCGTCAGCGCGGCCACACCGAGGTGTACCGCGGCGCCGAGTACCGCGTCGACCTCGTACCGAAGGTCCGTATCGAGGTCGTCGTCGGGGACGCGGACGCCGAGCCCGTCATCGAGGCGATCGTGAAGGCCGCGCAGACGGGGAAGATCGGCGACGGGAAGGTGTGGGCGGTTCCGGTGGAGACGGTGGTCCGGGTACGGACGGGCGAGCGCGGCCCGGACGCTCTCTGA
- a CDS encoding ammonium transporter — MTLAAGPATTVAASLDTGDTAWLLAATALVLLMTPGLALFYGGMVRTKSVLNMLMMSFVSIALVTVVWLAVGYSLVFGDDHADSGVGALIGGLEHAGMAGLGPDSVQGTVPTLLFATFQLTFAIITAALVSGAVADRTKFGAWLVFVPLWALLVYVPVAHWVWGPGGWILEDLGALDFAGGLPVEIVSGASGLALCLVLGPRLGFKKDAMRPHNLPMVMLGAGLLWFGWFGFNAGSALGANGLAAAAFLNTLAAGCTGLLGWLFVEQRRDGHPTTLGSASGAVAGLVAITPSCGSVSLLGALVVGLAAGAVCSYAVGWKFRFDYDDSLDVVGVHLVGGVIGTLLIGVFATETMTGGAEGLLYGGGFGQLGRQLVAVLAVGAYAFSMTYGVARLIDRVVGLRADEEHEQTGLDLTVHAETAYDHGVLGHGAPVSSSVSSTVQKARPQG, encoded by the coding sequence GTGACCCTGGCCGCCGGACCCGCCACGACCGTCGCCGCGTCCCTCGACACCGGTGACACCGCCTGGCTGCTCGCCGCCACCGCGCTCGTCCTGCTCATGACGCCGGGCCTGGCCCTCTTCTACGGCGGCATGGTCCGTACGAAGAGCGTCCTGAACATGCTGATGATGAGCTTCGTGTCGATCGCGCTGGTCACGGTCGTGTGGCTGGCCGTCGGCTACTCGCTCGTGTTCGGCGACGACCACGCCGACTCCGGGGTCGGCGCGCTCATCGGCGGCCTGGAGCACGCGGGCATGGCGGGCCTCGGCCCGGACAGCGTCCAGGGCACGGTCCCCACCCTCCTCTTCGCCACCTTCCAGCTGACCTTCGCGATCATCACGGCGGCCCTGGTCAGCGGCGCGGTCGCGGATCGTACGAAGTTCGGGGCGTGGCTGGTCTTCGTCCCGTTGTGGGCGCTGCTCGTATACGTTCCGGTCGCGCACTGGGTGTGGGGTCCCGGCGGCTGGATCCTGGAGGACCTGGGCGCCCTGGACTTCGCGGGCGGACTGCCCGTCGAGATCGTCTCGGGGGCGTCCGGACTGGCGTTGTGCCTGGTCCTGGGACCGCGGCTCGGTTTCAAGAAGGACGCGATGCGCCCGCACAATCTGCCGATGGTGATGCTGGGCGCGGGTCTGCTGTGGTTCGGCTGGTTCGGCTTCAACGCGGGTTCGGCGCTCGGCGCGAACGGTCTGGCGGCCGCCGCCTTCCTCAACACCCTGGCCGCGGGATGCACCGGCCTGCTCGGCTGGCTCTTCGTGGAGCAGCGGCGCGACGGCCACCCCACCACCCTGGGCTCGGCGTCCGGCGCGGTCGCGGGTCTGGTCGCCATCACCCCGTCCTGCGGTTCGGTCTCGCTGCTCGGCGCGCTGGTCGTCGGCCTCGCCGCCGGTGCCGTCTGCTCGTACGCGGTGGGCTGGAAGTTCAGGTTCGATTACGACGACTCGCTGGACGTCGTCGGTGTGCACCTGGTCGGCGGGGTCATCGGCACCCTGCTCATCGGGGTCTTCGCCACGGAGACCATGACCGGCGGGGCCGAGGGGCTGCTGTACGGCGGCGGGTTCGGGCAGCTCGGCCGGCAGTTGGTGGCGGTCCTGGCCGTCGGCGCGTACGCCTTCTCCATGACGTACGGCGTCGCCAGGCTGATCGACCGGGTCGTCGGACTGCGGGCCGACGAGGAGCACGAGCAGACCGGTCTGGACCTTACGGTGCACGCCGAGACCGCTTACGATCACGGAGTCCTGGGCCATGGCGCCCCGGTCTCCTCCTCCGTTTCCTCCACCGTGCAGAAGGCCAGGCCCCAGGGATGA
- the era gene encoding GTPase Era, producing MSVRTQSPEPPESAGAAPHRAGFACFVGRPNAGKSTLTNALVGQKVAITANQPQTTRHTVRGIVHRADAQLILVDTPGLHKPRTLLGERLNDVVRTTWAEVDVIGFCLPANEKLGPGDRFIAKELASIKKTPKIAIVTKTDLVDSKTLAEQLIAIDQLGKELGFEWAEIVPVSAVADQQVSLLADLLVPLLPEGPALYPEGDLTDEPEQVMVAELIREAALEGVRDELPHSIAVVVEEMLPREDRPADKPLLDIHAFVYIERPSQKGIIIGPKGKRLKEVGIKSRKQIEALLGTPVFLDLHVKVAKDWQRDPRQLRKLGF from the coding sequence ATGAGCGTTCGTACCCAGTCACCCGAGCCGCCGGAATCCGCGGGGGCAGCACCCCACCGCGCCGGCTTCGCCTGCTTCGTGGGCCGCCCCAACGCGGGCAAGTCCACCCTCACGAATGCTCTGGTCGGCCAGAAGGTGGCGATCACCGCGAACCAGCCGCAGACCACGCGGCACACGGTACGCGGGATCGTGCACCGGGCCGACGCCCAGTTGATCCTGGTGGACACCCCCGGGCTGCACAAACCGCGCACGCTCCTCGGCGAGCGGCTCAACGACGTCGTCCGTACGACGTGGGCCGAGGTCGATGTGATCGGGTTCTGCCTCCCCGCGAACGAGAAGCTCGGTCCCGGTGACCGCTTCATCGCGAAGGAACTGGCGTCCATCAAGAAGACGCCGAAGATCGCGATCGTCACGAAGACCGACCTCGTCGACAGCAAGACGCTCGCCGAGCAGCTCATCGCCATCGACCAGCTCGGCAAGGAGCTGGGCTTCGAGTGGGCCGAGATCGTGCCCGTGTCGGCGGTCGCCGACCAGCAGGTGAGCCTGCTCGCCGACCTCCTCGTGCCGCTGCTCCCCGAGGGTCCCGCCCTCTACCCCGAGGGCGACCTCACCGACGAGCCCGAGCAGGTCATGGTGGCCGAGCTGATCCGCGAGGCCGCGCTGGAGGGCGTGCGGGACGAGCTGCCGCACTCCATCGCCGTCGTCGTCGAGGAGATGCTGCCGCGCGAGGACCGGCCGGCCGACAAGCCGCTGCTCGACATCCACGCGTTCGTCTACATCGAGCGGCCCAGCCAGAAGGGGATCATCATCGGGCCCAAGGGGAAGCGGCTGAAGGAAGTGGGGATCAAGTCGCGCAAGCAGATCGAGGCGTTGTTGGGTACGCCCGTCTTCCTCGACCTGCATGTGAAGGTCGCGAAGGACTGGCAGCGGGATCCTCGCCAGCTCCGCAAGCTCGGTTTCTGA